The following is a genomic window from Chloroflexota bacterium.
AGAAGGTTCAGCTTGAAGGCAAAGATAAGGATGAGGAGGATGCCGACCCACCAGGTGGGCATGGCGAAGGAGACGGCGGAGAAATAGGAGACGGCCCGATCGGCCTTGCTGCCGACGCGGGTGGCGAGCCGCGGTCCCACGAGGAGGCCGATGACGGCGGTAATGACGAGGCTGGTGGTGAGGAGCAAGGCCGTGTTGGGCAAGCGATCGAGGACGATATCGGAGACGCGGCGGCTGCCGTCGAAGCTCTTGAGAGTGCGCGCTTCGCCCAGGTCCAGCTTGACAACGCGGAAGACGGTATCCGGGAGGCGTCGCACCCATCTCTGGTCCAAGTCATAGAACTCCACCAGCTCTTGGCGTCGCACTTCGATGGTGCGCTCCAGTTCGTCCGGGTCGCGGATGGTCTGGGAGAGGCTCTGGCGGAGGCCGCGCACCTCTTCGCTGACGACGGCGTTGAGGAGCCTATCCGAGAAGCCGGTGGCTCCCAGGGTGATGACGAGGAGCAGGAGGACGGCGAAGAGGACGAAGACGAGGGTTAGCGCGCGTATGGCCAGCGGTCTGATAAGGGACATGGCGCTCCAATGATACGCAACTGGGGAACC
Proteins encoded in this region:
- a CDS encoding ABC transporter permease, which produces MSLIRPLAIRALTLVFVLFAVLLLLVITLGATGFSDRLLNAVVSEEVRGLRQSLSQTIRDPDELERTIEVRRQELVEFYDLDQRWVRRLPDTVFRVVKLDLGEARTLKSFDGSRRVSDIVLDRLPNTALLLTTSLVITAVIGLLVGPRLATRVGSKADRAVSYFSAVSFAMPTWWVGILLILIFAFKLNLLPSGGMYSTPPPADGFPRFLDLVKHAVLPVLTLVLVSVGPYIYGVRTLTMNVAQEDHVMLARAKGLPDSVVERRHILRVAAPPIVTGLILGLAGSLSGSILVETIFNWNGMGRLYFEAVSGSPDESVIVALTFVFTLLYVAARFILEVLYVFLDPRVRYT